TTTAGCTAGACTCAAACTCAGAATGtcttaaaaaatttacttttattaaGCTTATTAAGTACTTGAGTTCAatttgctcaaaaaaaaaaaatacttgagtTCAATTGTTTAATTTGTCGAAATatgttctaaaaaaaattaaatttttggtaAATGCAAATCAAGTTTACTATAATAGAAATATGATTTTGGCAAAAACCAAAGTGgaagagttaaaaaaaaaaccaaaataaaaatgtttttggtAAACTAAAGTAGAAATATGTACTTATAAATTTGAAATGATTTTGTTcaaaaatgatattttatttcttcaaaaAGTTGTAAGAGATGAAGAGAGCATCACTTATTTATTTGGTCACAATCACAACTTCAAATAAATTTACaagtaaataatttatatttttgtgtttttctaaattatatttatatttaaggtTGTGACCAAAACATACATTGCAGGAGATATAAATAGGGAAGGAAGTTACTTTTGCCGCTCTATCAGTTACTTAAACATTGTCCGTTATTTAATAgcgaataatatttttttggaaaatgctaaatagtgcccccgagGCACtatttaaggaaccaaatatagtaatattacattggagtttgtgcagtcaacatCTCGAAAGTGTAAACAGTGCTATTTTTTTCcctaaaatttcacattttatagcatccactacttaagtagcgtatgagtaaaaataggacgcgtgAGTAAGTGATTTGCGACAAAAGGTAGGTTTGGATCTGAAAGCCCAATAATAGCTAAATGGACCGGTAGATAAGCCTTGTATTAAATTGAATTCTGTGACTGCCGCAAAACGGTAGCTGAATCGTGTCGTTTTTGAGCTGCTTCGCTCTGGTCTTCTGGGTCAACAAGGTAAACGGAAAAACCTTTTGATTTTCTTCACTCAATGAGTTTTCTGTTCAATTATGTGTGCTTTTGTTATATTCATTCAATCACTGTCTTTGGTTGTTTCAGTTAGTTGAAATTTGTAAGAcgttattgttgtttttgttattaCTATCTGAAGATATTAACTGTTTGATGAAATGTCTCTGTGTGTTTTTGGTATTAGGATATGCTTTTGAATATTGGGTTCAGTTTAGTTTAACATTTGGACAGTTGACTTTACATTCCTAGGATTAGGcatgtcggacaccgacacataattccattgaattatgtcattttcttaaattattatcggtgtcgatgtGGCATGTTCGATGTTAGTGTCTGTGTCTGTGTcagtgtccatgcttcataggtTTCTATATAATTAGTTAATTGGTTCAACCTAGAGCTATTTGGATCGATTTATTTGAGTTTGTACACTGACATAACCACctgtgagactgtttgagagaccttatggaaacaacttatgatatgtctataagctatgaagcacaaacacagaCGCCAGACACAACATGAACACTGACATGTTGACAACGATAATAATTTGTGAAATTGACATAATCATTGAAATCATGTGTCGGTGTTAGACACTGCGACACACGTCCGATACCAGGACACACCTAATCTTAGGAATGTATGTACTTCATagtctataagttgtttttattatgGAAATTTTCAATAAGTTCTTTAggatagcttataaaaacaacttatacacaaacaacttatagcttatatgaaatgaaagcatattgaatttattttgtcctTTGTAACAGAAATTCTTTATACACAAACAATTATATGATAGGCATTTACGCTTAATGGTTTATTCTTTGGACTTAATTCCttcatttgtttgtttggttatAGTGATTTAGAATATTGGGTTGAGTCAGCCTTCTGAGTAGCAATAGCTTAAAGTTTTCAATAACCACTTATAAACAAGCAGCACTGTGAAAAAGTTTGGTTTTAATGTAGCTATGAAATTTTTCAGAAGCATTTTTTCGTTAGTTAAGAAACAAATACCTTTCTGGCTTTCTCAGTTGAAGAGCCCTCATTAGTTTGAAAGTAGTCCAAATTGAGCCATTGTTCAGCTTGATTTGGAGTCACATACGGCTTTGTCTCAACTGAAATATGGACTCAGAGGGCTTTGGAGGGAAGGGCAGGGAGAAAAAGGGAGGAAAGTGTTTCACTTTATTTGGTTTTAGagtattattataaaaagaagagttggatttgaaaatttattcaaaacccTTTAAAACCCTCCAAAGTCCTTCCTCAACAAGTTCCTCTTATGGAAAGATATGCCTTCATGTTAAGTGGAGGACTATTTTCCCTTCCCCTTTTCTCTTTAGTTTATCCTTAAAGCCCTCTCCAACTATGTATCACTGACACTTCAGACTTCAGAGTGTCCGGTATTCGGCATGTGTCAGTGTCTGACATATGTCAGTGCCGTGTCCGTTATCCGTGTCTCTGTCAATGCTTTGTAGTCCCCCTCCCTTTCCTGTTAAACTCCAAATAAAACTTTACAGTATGAAACTGAGAACAACTACTTCCATCTTAGTAAACCTCTAACACTGCCACCTGTGGttagttttgaaatttttttgagctAATAATTTCCAGTTTGTTAATTGTTCTGTTGTCTTTGATTAGTATCATCATACATCAGTAATCAATGCTACTTTTAAATAATGAAGCACTTAACTGtctattttgtttctttaatcaTTCAAAATACAGAGATGGAAACAGAATCATGTGAGGCAGTGCTTCCTAGATCTCAGGCGAATGCCACATTTCGTCTTGGCACAGAATCATACTCTGTTCAGGCAACTAATGGTTCTTCATTATCAGAGCAACTAGTTAACTTGAAAGAACAAAGCATGGCTGTATTGAAGGATTTCATAACAAAGCATAATGTTCCTCAAGATGTTCCCGACGAGTCGCTAGAAGCTTCTTCttcagatgatgatgatgctaaGAAGCCTCAAGTAAAGTCTAAGAAACCTAAGTTTACTTAACTGTTGAAATATGTCAGAAATTTCTTAGTATTTTATCTGTGTACTGTGTGATTCTACAATTAATATGtagtttattgaaaaaattaaaaaatattatttggtGGTAGAGAACACGAACCGATATGTAACTTTTTAGAAATATGATTGCTCCTTCATGTGTTTTTAGATGTTCTGCAGTTTACTTGCCTTAGTTTGAATGATTCTTTTTGCAGCTGAAGTAATCTTGGAACCGATGTTTTTAAAAACCGAAGTGTACATTGAATTGGCGAGACGTATGGATCATGATTGAACTGCTTTAAACTGCtcaaattgaaaccaaacactCCAATCAACTGTTGAACTTTCCAATTCAATTTGATTTGTAAAACATTTGTTGGAACTTTTTTTGTACTGGGATACATGACTGTGTAATTCATGCACTGTTAACAACTAAAGCATTATGCCTTAGGAGGTGGTTCTTATACTACAACAGTGGACTGCATCTTAACAAATGAAAATGTTTTGTAGTGAACTTAACTACCGTTGACCGTgcattttggtttggaatacaCATCCCAGGTCTATATCTTTGTTACCCCAATGGAGAAGCTATCTTTCTGACCAAAATGAATCCAATTTCACTTTTCCTTTCAAATTCAACTTGTTCACTgaatattacttttttattctactttatTAGAGGTGTATATCCATTGCACTTTGTTTGTCACTTGGGTTATATTTGTTCTAAAGTAAACTTACATCAAAATAGCATAATTTTGCTTCCTTTCATCATATTATTACTTTGAAATGATGAACACATTTAGCTAGAGAGGAAACTCATATCCATTGGAGAGATAATGACCATAAAAACAAGTCTCATGTTTATAACTCAAGTTTGTATCACAACTAATTTATTACCGTTGTTACAAGTATTTAAAATAACCTTTATAAACACCACCAAAACTGTCGATATTATAAACACCACGAAAACTAATTTGAAATATCGACAGTTGAAAACCGTGGCAGGGCACACTCACCTTGTCTGAATCTGCAAGTTTGTTTATTAATTCAGACTAACAACATATAAACTACAAATAAAGCACACTCTTACTAAAGGCAATCATCACAACAATAGGAAACAAGAACATATGAGaacaataaatacaaaaaaaaaatatgtctttttCTTTCAACTCAAAAGAACTTTTTAAACCATCCAAGTACCTGTGAGCTGAAAGTGCTTCCCAACGCCACTCCAGCAACAAGACCCCCTACATACCCAATCAAAATTACTTTCCAGTGAAACTCAAACAAAGATTCTGAGTCATGGTCACCATCAGAGGCAGGTGGAGAAAAGGAAGGTCCTGCATGATCTATACACTTCTTCGATAATTGATCCCCGTACAGGCCTTGGTTACCCCTCAAATGAAGTATCTTGGAATGTTGCAAACTGCTTATTCTGAGGTATAGGACCTGACAAATTGTTGAATGACACATTAAAGAATTCCAAAAAGGTAAGTTGTGTCAACTGTTGGTGAAGCTTCCCTGAAAGACTGTTGAGAAAAAGGTCCAATGCTTCGAGGTTTGAAAGCTTTCCTAAGGAAGATGGAATGCTTCCAATAAGGATGTTATTTGACAAATTGAGCAACACAAGACCCTTTAAGTCGCCTATGACTTTTGGGATATCTCTACTGATTTTGTTGCTTGAAATATCAATGGCTATCAAGCTGTAAAACTCTTGAAGCCTCTCATAAACAATCATCAGCCCTTTGTTTGACATTGTGAACAAATAAGACTTATTTATGGTTGCCGATATTTGTCATAGCTTGTAGAATCTTGATATAACTAATGTTTGCTCGTACTGTAATTGACTTGTGTTGAAAGTTTTCATTGCTTTCCAACTTTGGATCATTTCTGATGGAAAATTGCCAGAGAACTCATTGTGAGAAAGATCAATGATGTGAAGCTTGGGAAATGTGCATTTCATTTTTCCAGAGCACCTAATGTCTCCAAGAAATTCATTGTTACTTAAACCTAATACTTTCAACTCAGGTAAGTCTCCCATCTAGAATGGAAATGAATCATTGATATTGTCATGACTAACATCAAAGTACTCTAGTCTTCTACTGTTGATCAATTCTCTTGGCAACTTACCCTGCAGATTGTTGTTGCTGAGATCAATCATCTGAAGGGAATTTCCTATCATGTATGTTTGAGGAATGAGGCCAGACAGTTTGTTCCCTTTTAGCATCAGAGTATCTAAATATTGGCTAAAGTTCCCCAAACATGAGGGAATGAATATTGCCGCTTATGTTGTTGGACGATAAATCAAGTACTAGGAGTGATTAGAGGTTGCATATGGATGAGGATATTTCTCCATGAATTGTGGGAAACAACTAAGATTTGTAGACTTGCTTTTGTCCACAACCAATTGGGTATAGATCTTATATTG
This genomic interval from Trifolium pratense cultivar HEN17-A07 linkage group LG6, ARS_RC_1.1, whole genome shotgun sequence contains the following:
- the LOC123890723 gene encoding uncharacterized protein LOC123890723; translation: METESCEAVLPRSQANATFRLGTESYSVQATNGSSLSEQLVNLKEQSMAVLKDFITKHNVPQDVPDESLEASSSDDDDAKKPQLK